From a single Bacillus pumilus genomic region:
- a CDS encoding cysteine hydrolase family protein codes for MGKALICIDYTVDFVADDGKLTCGKPGQAIESKITEITSSFMEEGHFVVFAVDHHEQQDPYHPETKLFPPHNIRGTKGIELYGKLSSLFHTSKHLKHVYYMEKTRYSAFAGTQLEVKLRERGITELHLAGVCTDICVLHTAVDAYNKGFELVIHEKAVASFNEAGHEWALSHFEQSLGAKVVK; via the coding sequence ATGGGCAAAGCATTAATTTGTATTGATTATACAGTTGATTTTGTTGCAGACGATGGAAAGTTGACATGTGGAAAGCCTGGACAAGCGATTGAGTCTAAGATCACAGAGATCACATCTTCATTTATGGAAGAAGGACATTTTGTCGTCTTTGCAGTCGATCATCATGAACAGCAAGACCCTTATCATCCAGAGACAAAGTTATTTCCACCCCATAATATTCGCGGCACTAAGGGAATTGAACTTTATGGCAAACTAAGTTCACTATTTCACACGTCAAAACATTTAAAGCATGTCTACTATATGGAAAAAACAAGATACTCTGCTTTTGCAGGCACTCAATTAGAAGTGAAACTGCGCGAGCGCGGCATCACTGAGCTTCATTTAGCCGGCGTATGTACCGATATTTGTGTACTTCATACAGCTGTTGATGCGTACAATAAAGGCTTCGAACTTGTGATTCACGAGAAGGCTGTAGCGAGTTTTAATGAAGCGGGGCACGAGTGGGCACTTTCTCACTTTGAGCAGTCGCTTGGTGCGAAAGTGGTTAAGTAA
- a CDS encoding YueI family protein: MKEESVDFYLQQGMFGHAETKPDERRMFLGSLRERALLALTKGQVSRSKPYQEVEQVLKATRQATVLLNGELSYASYSQYVKMANAAGCLFKVVNHHEAHSPFGLVVEMPNAVNQEHIYIEDELFQKAFSHESVE, from the coding sequence ATGAAAGAAGAATCCGTAGACTTTTATTTGCAGCAGGGGATGTTTGGACATGCTGAAACAAAACCAGATGAACGAAGAATGTTTCTCGGCTCATTAAGAGAGCGAGCGCTTCTTGCTTTGACAAAGGGGCAGGTATCACGAAGTAAACCATATCAGGAGGTCGAACAAGTATTGAAGGCCACCCGTCAGGCGACTGTTCTTTTAAATGGTGAGTTGTCCTATGCTTCTTATTCTCAATATGTGAAAATGGCTAATGCCGCTGGATGTTTGTTTAAAGTGGTGAATCATCATGAGGCACATTCTCCTTTTGGTCTTGTGGTAGAGATGCCAAATGCGGTCAATCAAGAGCATATCTATATTGAAGATGAGCTGTTTCAGAAGGCTTTTTCTCACGAATCTGTTGAATAG
- a CDS encoding YueH family protein: MKIRKAHITSRQPKTYNVYLHENKKEYKTLVAVPDIEWSISIAYEDEKEQLIHTLEQSLIDRAETDEARELALKIVHWVTEM, translated from the coding sequence ATGAAAATTAGAAAAGCACACATCACAAGCCGGCAACCAAAGACCTACAATGTATATTTACATGAAAATAAAAAAGAATATAAAACGCTTGTTGCCGTACCAGATATTGAATGGAGTATTTCCATTGCGTACGAGGATGAAAAAGAGCAGTTGATCCATACGCTCGAGCAATCCTTAATAGACAGAGCAGAAACAGACGAAGCACGTGAGCTTGCACTAAAGATTGTGCACTGGGTCACAGAAATGTAA
- a CDS encoding spore germination protein, translating to MPAIVGPIHIERVYGNGAAHFGDVFAISPKSVDHSAGGSGTYNAGDLVQFCNSPNVTFVWDSNLISQQKSFNA from the coding sequence ATGCCAGCGATTGTTGGGCCTATTCATATAGAACGTGTTTACGGAAATGGGGCGGCACATTTCGGTGATGTTTTTGCCATTTCACCAAAAAGTGTTGATCACTCCGCCGGTGGTTCAGGTACGTATAATGCAGGGGACCTCGTCCAATTTTGTAACAGTCCAAACGTCACTTTTGTTTGGGATTCTAATCTTATTAGTCAGCAAAAAAGCTTCAATGCGTAG
- a CDS encoding spore germination protein produces the protein MPAIVGPIHIESVGGNGATTFGDVLAIAPLAVDHSTGGAGAFNSGDYMSLTSDPNATMLWDFTLFGQPQSFNA, from the coding sequence ATGCCTGCAATCGTTGGACCTATTCATATCGAGTCAGTAGGAGGAAACGGTGCAACTACTTTTGGTGATGTACTGGCCATTGCCCCTTTAGCTGTAGACCACTCTACTGGCGGGGCGGGAGCCTTTAATTCAGGTGATTATATGTCTCTTACAAGTGATCCAAATGCGACGATGCTTTGGGACTTCACATTGTTTGGTCAGCCTCAATCATTTAATGCATAG
- a CDS encoding AI-2E family transporter produces the protein MLKSKVHFWTFQILLVLLIVYVSTKVSFLFQPIILFASTLFVPILLAGILFFIFNPIVRFLSKKIPRTLAILIIYLLFIGLITFIVNAAGPVIVSQVGGLLKSFPGYVTDMQKFINDFSHSKTFTWMMNQDYVSVSKFEQTIVSTLKALPENIAASMSAVFGVIANIALAVITVPFILFYMLKDGHKFPDKLVQFLPMPYRKEGLKIFKELNDTLAAYIQGQIVVCLFVGVACFIGYLLIGVKYALILGIIIAVTNVIPYLGPYLGAAPAVLIAFLDSPGKAVVTVIVILVVQQIDGNVISPLIIGKRLNTHPLTIILLLIGAGSFGGILGMIFAVPVYALLKAITLNIVRLVQLRQRSRKEQHLNV, from the coding sequence TTGTTAAAATCTAAAGTTCATTTTTGGACATTCCAAATATTACTTGTTTTACTCATTGTCTATGTATCAACAAAGGTTTCGTTTTTATTTCAGCCGATTATTTTATTTGCATCAACACTGTTTGTCCCGATCTTGCTGGCAGGTATTCTCTTTTTCATCTTTAATCCAATTGTTCGGTTTTTGTCCAAGAAAATTCCGAGAACACTTGCTATCCTGATCATTTACCTCCTGTTCATTGGGCTCATCACATTCATCGTGAATGCTGCTGGACCGGTGATTGTCTCGCAGGTCGGTGGACTTCTCAAAAGCTTCCCTGGTTATGTGACGGACATGCAGAAATTTATCAATGATTTCTCTCATTCCAAAACATTTACTTGGATGATGAACCAAGATTATGTGTCTGTTTCAAAATTTGAACAGACAATCGTTTCGACATTAAAAGCTTTACCGGAAAATATTGCCGCAAGCATGTCTGCGGTGTTTGGTGTCATTGCCAATATTGCCTTAGCCGTCATCACTGTTCCGTTCATTTTGTTTTATATGCTGAAAGACGGGCATAAGTTTCCGGACAAGCTCGTTCAATTTTTGCCAATGCCTTACCGTAAGGAAGGATTGAAGATCTTTAAAGAATTAAACGACACACTTGCGGCTTACATACAGGGTCAGATTGTGGTCTGTTTATTTGTCGGAGTGGCATGTTTTATTGGATACTTATTAATTGGTGTGAAATATGCGCTTATTCTCGGTATTATCATAGCGGTCACAAATGTGATCCCATACCTTGGACCATATCTCGGTGCGGCACCAGCTGTGCTGATTGCTTTTCTTGATTCGCCTGGAAAAGCAGTGGTGACTGTGATTGTGATTCTTGTCGTGCAGCAAATTGATGGAAATGTGATTTCTCCATTGATCATTGGGAAACGCCTTAACACACATCCTTTGACCATTATCCTGCTGTTAATTGGAGCCGGAAGCTTTGGCGGAATCCTTGGCATGATCTTTGCAGTCCCTGTCTATGCGCTGCTCAAAGCGATCACCCTGAATATTGTCAGATTGGTTCAGCTGCGTCAGCGGTCTCGTAAAGAACAGCATTTAAACGTATAG
- a CDS encoding YuzF family protein, which yields MAQQGSPQLVSLVDPYVYQTLQKVVGMRLIVQTVKDTVRGKLKEVMPDHIVIEAGAKSVFYVRIQQIVSVMPDHSERV from the coding sequence ATGGCACAACAAGGAAGTCCACAGCTTGTTTCATTAGTTGATCCATATGTTTATCAAACATTGCAGAAAGTGGTTGGTATGAGATTAATTGTGCAAACAGTGAAAGATACGGTGCGCGGGAAATTGAAGGAAGTCATGCCGGATCATATTGTCATTGAGGCAGGGGCGAAATCAGTTTTTTACGTGAGGATCCAACAAATCGTATCGGTGATGCCTGATCACAGTGAAAGAGTGTAA
- a CDS encoding esterase/lipase family protein produces MKKLFCIVAVMLFLSSASYAYAGTIGDAPGTPGKWFKGEEPVQKDESKPPLVFVHGINSSSSTWSDRNDMAKQAVVNGYESAFIDLHPDQDIKKNGKLLAEKLKEIYDVFGRKMIVIGHSKGGIDTQSALVYFNAHPYVEKVITLGSPHYGTPLADLAYSKGGSWLAKILGQKSDALYSLQTGLMAAFRSETDQLETYPNKYVTYSGSEWGTFGGVLYLGGMYLKSFGANDGAVTVSSTRLSYANNILTGKWDHYSIKNGTSMFPVFQHQLLANVSGAEKKKETEQEPVSAELNTDIYVKGGESEKDKTEAFYVEEGTNGLSIQWLNERQETQPEIIAPNGDVLTNLKTSEASFPYEGAFSHHVQINKPVPGEWTIRSNSGKKAPYLLLVSFDSPLNEEIQAAASNSGDASTHSSGLIKRLSRTVETTYFKDAKKDHPLKTSTSSAVQLKKEGAYSVTVNYTGLTESGTSAFNRTVIRTLYVDQHGTIHGDIPY; encoded by the coding sequence TTGAAAAAATTATTCTGTATCGTTGCTGTCATGCTCTTTCTCTCCTCTGCAAGTTATGCGTATGCAGGCACAATTGGAGATGCACCCGGTACACCAGGAAAGTGGTTTAAAGGAGAAGAGCCAGTTCAAAAAGACGAGTCAAAACCACCACTTGTTTTTGTTCACGGCATTAACAGCTCCTCCTCCACATGGTCCGATCGAAACGACATGGCAAAACAAGCAGTTGTGAACGGATACGAAAGCGCATTCATAGATTTACACCCAGATCAGGACATCAAAAAGAATGGTAAACTATTAGCAGAAAAATTAAAAGAAATCTATGATGTATTTGGTAGAAAAATGATTGTGATTGGTCATAGTAAAGGCGGGATCGATACACAGTCCGCACTTGTGTATTTCAATGCCCATCCATATGTGGAAAAGGTCATCACACTTGGCTCCCCTCATTACGGGACACCGCTTGCGGATCTAGCGTATAGCAAGGGCGGGAGCTGGCTCGCGAAGATTCTTGGACAAAAAAGTGATGCTCTTTATTCTTTGCAAACCGGTCTCATGGCGGCTTTTCGAAGCGAAACCGACCAGCTGGAGACATATCCTAATAAGTATGTCACTTACTCTGGCTCTGAATGGGGAACATTTGGCGGGGTGCTGTATTTAGGCGGCATGTATTTAAAAAGCTTTGGTGCCAATGATGGCGCTGTTACAGTAAGCAGCACAAGACTATCGTATGCCAACAATATTTTAACGGGAAAATGGGATCACTATTCAATCAAAAACGGCACAAGTATGTTCCCTGTGTTCCAGCATCAGTTGCTGGCAAATGTCTCAGGTGCTGAAAAGAAAAAAGAAACGGAACAAGAACCCGTTTCTGCTGAGCTGAATACTGATATTTATGTGAAAGGCGGAGAAAGTGAAAAGGATAAAACAGAAGCGTTTTATGTAGAGGAAGGAACGAATGGCTTATCGATTCAGTGGTTAAATGAAAGACAGGAAACGCAGCCCGAAATCATCGCCCCAAATGGAGACGTCTTAACAAACCTTAAGACATCGGAAGCATCTTTCCCGTATGAAGGCGCATTTTCACACCATGTGCAAATCAATAAACCCGTTCCTGGAGAATGGACGATTCGATCGAACTCAGGAAAAAAGGCTCCTTATTTACTGCTTGTGTCCTTTGATTCACCATTGAATGAAGAAATTCAAGCAGCTGCATCGAATTCAGGAGATGCATCGACCCATTCAAGCGGTCTGATTAAACGGTTAAGCAGAACAGTGGAAACCACTTACTTTAAAGATGCAAAAAAGGATCACCCTTTGAAAACAAGTACTTCATCAGCCGTTCAATTGAAAAAAGAAGGTGCTTATTCTGTCACGGTGAACTACACCGGCCTTACTGAATCAGGTACATCTGCATTTAACCGTACCGTGATTCGCACATTGTATGTCGATCAGCACGGAACGATTCATGGAGACATTCCCTACTAA
- a CDS encoding HD domain-containing protein: MRKVTLMDVYTHPVAQKYLNRSGKAHAIACAYHAFKLATQAGINPDLAVKAALLHDVGHYEWYTAGGEWDYETYRRNDIHAIKGAERAHKLLIRLGEEPKAAKDIALAILLHTDSYLPEGDLHKDTLQQIVKKADEMDEEPGGHHHYRQIDESLAMKKMAELDQKVQQALQPMKRSV; this comes from the coding sequence ATGAGAAAGGTTACATTAATGGATGTTTACACCCATCCAGTTGCTCAGAAGTATTTAAATCGTTCAGGAAAAGCCCATGCGATTGCTTGTGCTTATCATGCATTCAAGCTGGCGACGCAGGCTGGAATTAACCCAGACTTAGCTGTGAAAGCAGCACTCCTGCATGACGTCGGTCACTATGAATGGTATACAGCCGGTGGAGAATGGGATTACGAGACATATAGACGAAATGATATTCATGCCATTAAAGGTGCAGAGCGGGCTCATAAACTGCTCATACGGCTCGGAGAGGAACCAAAAGCAGCCAAAGATATTGCACTTGCGATTCTGCTTCATACTGATTCATATTTGCCAGAGGGCGACCTGCATAAGGACACACTCCAGCAAATAGTGAAGAAAGCAGATGAAATGGATGAAGAGCCTGGCGGACATCATCATTACAGACAAATAGATGAATCATTGGCAATGAAAAAAATGGCTGAATTGGATCAGAAAGTGCAGCAGGCACTTCAGCCGATGAAACGCTCTGTTTAG
- a CDS encoding (S)-benzoin forming benzil reductase yields MRISIVTGGSKGFGLALVDRLLSRGDHVYTAARSASPISHPKLTHTQVDLTDEKAAAKWLQDSLTQQTLAAADEILFVNNAGMVTPIKRVGQGGQDMLHQHYTLNLIIPVLLSHVFAKQAQSYSGKKTIVHLSSGAAKNPYKGWSAYCSSKAGLDMFMRTLHEEQKDEAYPINTFSFSPGTIDTGMQGEIRKSSKQDFEQIDRFQQLYETGRLKSPGEVAGILLDLLADDPAGGVIYDAREYGKKQS; encoded by the coding sequence ATTCGAATTTCAATCGTTACAGGCGGATCAAAAGGATTTGGTCTAGCACTTGTGGACCGCCTGCTTTCACGAGGAGATCATGTGTACACGGCAGCAAGAAGCGCGTCACCAATTTCTCATCCGAAACTTACACATACACAGGTCGACCTGACAGATGAGAAAGCCGCTGCCAAATGGCTACAAGATAGCCTCACGCAGCAAACACTGGCAGCTGCTGATGAGATTTTATTCGTCAATAATGCCGGCATGGTGACACCTATTAAACGTGTGGGGCAAGGCGGTCAGGATATGCTTCATCAGCATTATACGTTGAATCTGATCATCCCCGTTTTGTTGAGTCATGTTTTTGCTAAGCAGGCCCAATCATATAGCGGAAAGAAAACGATCGTTCACCTTTCTTCTGGAGCGGCGAAAAATCCTTATAAAGGCTGGAGTGCGTATTGCAGCTCAAAGGCAGGACTTGATATGTTTATGAGGACTTTGCATGAGGAACAAAAAGATGAGGCGTATCCAATTAACACGTTTTCATTTTCCCCAGGCACGATTGATACAGGTATGCAGGGGGAGATTCGAAAATCATCAAAACAGGACTTCGAACAGATTGACCGTTTTCAGCAATTATATGAAACAGGCAGACTAAAGAGTCCAGGTGAAGTCGCAGGTATTTTGCTTGATCTCTTAGCGGATGATCCAGCTGGCGGAGTAATATATGATGCACGTGAGTATGGAAAAAAGCAGTCATAG
- the essA gene encoding type VII secretion protein EssA, with protein MRLNLFVKGMALGVMSLFLLIPAAFAAGEDTDTNVKPNEYQEKELNINSSILRDQTKYEQSKKTSTVKTDIHFAEPPKTPGGSLSPQLFSDLKENPPKNSARMMEEMNISFRDAAVSAPSSEDHEKQTSTLLPIIFGFLIVFGILVMFILIPKVNVKAEKK; from the coding sequence ATGAGGCTTAATCTGTTCGTGAAAGGGATGGCACTTGGTGTCATGTCCCTTTTTCTCCTTATTCCTGCTGCTTTTGCTGCTGGTGAAGATACGGATACAAATGTCAAGCCGAATGAATATCAGGAAAAAGAACTCAATATAAACTCGAGTATATTGAGAGATCAAACGAAATACGAACAAAGCAAAAAGACATCAACTGTTAAAACAGACATTCATTTTGCTGAACCGCCTAAAACCCCTGGAGGGTCTCTTTCACCACAGCTTTTTAGTGATTTAAAAGAAAACCCGCCCAAAAATTCAGCTCGCATGATGGAAGAGATGAATATCTCTTTTCGTGATGCGGCTGTGTCAGCACCTTCTAGCGAGGATCATGAGAAACAGACATCAACGCTGCTTCCGATCATCTTTGGTTTTTTGATCGTGTTTGGCATCCTCGTGATGTTCATCCTGATTCCAAAGGTGAACGTGAAGGCTGAAAAGAAATAG
- the esaA gene encoding type VII secretion protein EsaA: MTEQQKSSIKIVSTMILILVLPVLFFHLIGDDPAKQKKNATRNIAVVNEDMGASESENTARFGQDVVAALSERPDYTWTVVNRSAAENGLKSRKYDAVLYIPSDFSKNVLSYDKDHPEKASIQFSIQDQLNSVNKEKVQRELENAQKKMNEQMSTLYWSFVSQEIGNVREEFEHIVGKEVEFQNTMYNFYKPNSNKLSDAVQQQKKQIEELKNAMTDSQKQYKDGLTTTEEAKNQLKDFVKVVDQYQQYQDKQKDLLIKAQSTNQKQIQQGLKQLADIQNQNARSFSDQMGGLKTDINGVQSQLNTTDSAIQSVQKSREDAIPKQSTGLRELVKASQEELISNYEAQYLAYIGNKITPLQEQLKSSRKALLNAEKPSENSNEDSNNQDEDPQDSTDDLKIDLEEETMKLTEISTEINQVADELSENEETITPTPENSEENPKQTGETKSTSVQSKEQLKALSLKLEEVKKNIEEKTTAHNDQLQGKVDLLSKELKSLTEKIDKLEEKIIRIETSNNKNISDIKKSIIKQESAITRKLERIVTTQSPLNQYTSKMDKLEGFNTNSENASELLKYSNELAQYEALLKSFYPKKEPSSLVDTKPDEIESILSIKKEETENWDTLKNQMLTSNDDVSSFIDEMQQFSDGYAEYISTQQASMEQELNTISESADNVAEQMADQGDAVYTADLAGSSIVVSAQDSIGQEVLRLSENMSSLTDRQKGVADYTNNIEESVTTVQEKADTLNENWSKNVNSTKLVQQDLKGILGNTLSDQGNSNYVYNHLANPLKISGDVPEEKTQTVPPVVILVIVMISSLLIGFFSSYYSAAPMLVKGALFGILNLLVGLMISLFGLNIYKLADDQAIQWSIFTILLLVACSAFIRTAFLFGSIAGWMAATALIFFFVAPLIDLVMPNFHFTNPVTDVYLSIQYGDGDHFGMGVIGLVILTVLFMAIPLVTKLWKDKTEERDVTHEA; the protein is encoded by the coding sequence ATGACAGAGCAGCAAAAAAGCTCCATCAAAATTGTATCCACCATGATATTAATTCTTGTTCTGCCGGTTTTATTTTTCCACCTCATTGGAGATGACCCCGCAAAACAGAAAAAGAATGCCACGCGTAATATTGCTGTGGTCAATGAGGATATGGGAGCGAGCGAAAGTGAAAACACCGCTCGTTTCGGACAGGATGTCGTGGCAGCATTATCAGAGCGTCCAGATTATACATGGACCGTAGTGAATCGCAGTGCAGCAGAAAATGGACTGAAAAGCAGAAAGTATGACGCTGTCCTCTATATTCCGTCTGATTTCTCAAAAAATGTGCTGAGCTATGATAAAGATCATCCTGAAAAGGCATCTATTCAATTTTCTATTCAAGACCAGCTCAATTCAGTCAATAAAGAAAAAGTGCAAAGAGAGCTGGAAAATGCGCAGAAAAAAATGAACGAACAAATGTCGACGTTATATTGGAGTTTTGTATCACAGGAAATCGGCAATGTCAGAGAAGAGTTTGAACATATTGTCGGGAAAGAAGTCGAATTCCAAAACACGATGTATAACTTCTATAAGCCGAATTCAAACAAACTATCAGACGCCGTTCAGCAACAGAAGAAACAAATAGAAGAATTAAAAAATGCGATGACTGACTCGCAGAAACAGTATAAAGACGGTCTGACTACAACAGAAGAAGCAAAGAACCAGTTAAAGGACTTTGTAAAAGTAGTCGATCAATACCAGCAGTATCAAGATAAACAAAAGGACCTCTTGATCAAAGCGCAATCGACAAACCAAAAACAAATCCAGCAAGGGCTCAAACAGCTAGCTGATATCCAAAACCAAAATGCCCGCAGCTTTAGTGATCAAATGGGCGGACTAAAAACAGATATCAACGGAGTACAAAGTCAGCTAAACACAACGGACAGCGCCATCCAATCTGTTCAAAAGTCAAGAGAGGACGCTATTCCTAAGCAATCAACGGGGTTAAGGGAACTTGTAAAGGCGTCTCAGGAAGAACTGATTAGTAATTATGAAGCTCAATATCTTGCATACATAGGGAATAAAATTACTCCGTTGCAAGAGCAATTGAAATCTTCAAGAAAGGCACTGCTGAATGCAGAGAAACCCTCAGAGAATTCGAATGAGGATTCGAATAATCAAGATGAAGACCCTCAAGACTCGACAGACGATTTGAAAATAGATCTTGAAGAAGAGACTATGAAATTAACTGAAATCTCAACAGAAATAAATCAAGTGGCAGATGAGTTGTCAGAAAATGAAGAAACGATAACACCTACTCCAGAAAATAGTGAAGAAAATCCAAAACAAACTGGGGAAACCAAATCAACGTCAGTTCAATCAAAAGAGCAACTAAAAGCACTATCCCTAAAATTAGAAGAAGTGAAAAAGAATATTGAGGAGAAAACTACAGCTCATAATGATCAATTACAAGGAAAAGTTGATCTTTTGAGTAAAGAATTAAAATCTTTAACAGAAAAAATAGACAAACTAGAAGAAAAAATAATAAGAATAGAAACTAGCAACAATAAAAACATAAGCGATATAAAGAAATCCATTATCAAACAAGAATCTGCTATTACAAGAAAATTAGAGCGTATAGTTACAACTCAATCTCCATTAAATCAATATACATCGAAAATGGATAAACTTGAGGGTTTTAATACAAATTCAGAAAATGCATCTGAATTATTAAAGTATTCAAATGAATTAGCACAGTATGAAGCATTACTTAAAAGCTTCTATCCAAAGAAGGAGCCTTCATCTTTGGTCGATACCAAACCAGATGAAATCGAATCCATCCTCTCCATCAAAAAAGAGGAAACAGAAAACTGGGATACGCTCAAAAATCAAATGCTGACGTCAAACGATGATGTGTCTTCTTTTATTGATGAGATGCAGCAGTTTTCAGATGGCTATGCGGAATACATTTCGACTCAGCAGGCAAGCATGGAGCAGGAATTAAACACAATTTCTGAAAGTGCGGACAATGTAGCTGAGCAAATGGCTGATCAAGGCGATGCAGTGTATACGGCAGACCTTGCAGGCAGTTCAATTGTTGTCAGTGCTCAGGATTCAATTGGTCAGGAAGTGCTTCGTCTTTCTGAAAATATGAGTTCGTTAACAGACCGCCAAAAAGGGGTAGCAGATTATACGAATAACATTGAAGAGAGTGTCACAACAGTTCAAGAAAAAGCAGATACGTTGAATGAAAACTGGAGCAAGAATGTTAACTCTACGAAGCTTGTTCAGCAAGATTTAAAGGGTATTTTAGGAAACACATTAAGCGATCAAGGGAACAGCAACTATGTGTATAACCACTTAGCTAATCCGCTGAAAATCAGCGGCGATGTACCGGAAGAAAAAACGCAGACTGTGCCGCCAGTGGTTATTTTGGTCATTGTAATGATCAGCAGTTTGTTAATTGGCTTTTTCAGCTCGTATTATTCGGCAGCTCCGATGCTTGTCAAAGGTGCATTGTTTGGCATCTTAAATCTGTTGGTCGGTCTCATGATCAGCTTGTTTGGACTGAACATTTACAAGCTTGCAGATGATCAAGCGATTCAATGGTCCATTTTCACGATTTTGCTATTGGTGGCTTGTTCCGCCTTTATTCGCACGGCTTTTCTTTTTGGATCAATTGCCGGATGGATGGCAGCAACGGCGCTTATTTTCTTCTTTGTCGCTCCATTAATTGATTTGGTGATGCCGAATTTCCATTTTACAAATCCAGTGACAGATGTGTACCTGTCCATCCAATATGGAGATGGAGATCACTTTGGAATGGGCGTTATAGGGTTAGTGATTTTAACTGTCCTCTTCATGGCCATACCGCTTGTGACAAAGCTATGGAAAGATAAAACGGAGGAACGTGATGTGACTCATGAGGCTTAA